Part of the Streptomyces sp. NBC_01460 genome, CGCCCTGTTCAACGACGGCGCCGAGCACCGCCGCTACCGCTCCGTCATCACCGACAGCTTCAGCCGGATCGAGCCGCACGACCTGCGCCGGCAGGTCGCGGAGATCGCGGACGGTCTGATCCAGGACTTCGCCGCCACCGGTGAGGTCGACCTGGTCGGCCAGTACGCCCGCCCGTTGCCGCTGGTGCTGTTCAACGCGATGTTCGGCATGCCGCCCGAGGACGGGCCCCGCCTGGTGGCCGCCATGAGCGGCCTCTTCGAATCCGAACCCGAGCACGCGATCAAGGCGAACGAGGACTTCGGCCGGTACATGGACGAGCTCATCTCGCTCAAGGTGCAGCAGCGCGGCGAGGACCTGACGAGCTGGTTCATGGACCACCCCGCCGGTCTGGCGCCGGAGGAGCTCGCCCACCAGGTGATCCTCACGATGGCCGCCGGGCAGGAGCCGACGACGAACCTGATCTCGAACGCGCTGTCGCGCATGCTGTCCAATCCGGACTACTACAGCAGCCTCTCCAACGGCGCCCGCACCGCCCGCGACGCCATCAACGACGTGCTGCGCCACGAGCCGCCGATGGCGAACTACAGCGCGCACTACCCGCGGCGCAACATGCAGATCGGCAGCACCTGGATCCCCGCCGACAGCCTCGTGCTGATCTCGTACCACGCGGCGAACACCACCCCGGACGGCCACGACGGCGGCGAGCGCACCGACGGCGGCGCGCACCTCGCCTGGTCCTCCGGTCCGCACGCCTGCCCCGTCAAACAGCCCGCCCTGCTCATCGCGATCACCGCGATCGAGAGGCTCACCAGCCACCTCGGGGACCTCGAACTCGCCGTACCCCGCGAGAGCCTGCAATGGCGTCCCGGCCCCTTCCACCGCGCACTGGCACACCTCCCGGCCCGCTTCGGTCCCATCACGCCGCAGAAAACTGGAGTCACCCCATGGAGCAGCCCCTCGTCCTCGACCCCGCCGGTCGCGACGTCCACGGAGAGTCCGCTCTCCTCCGCGAGCGCGGGCCCGCGACCCGGGTCGTACTCCCCGGCGCCATAGACGCCTGGGCCGTCACCAGCCACTCGCTCCTCAAGGAGCTCCTGACCGACGACCGCGTGACCAAGGACCCCCGTGCCTGGGACGTCTGGCAGCGCGGCGAGATCACCCCGGACATGTGGGTCTACACCTGGGTGGCGGTCTCCAACATGTTCACCGCCGCGGGGCAGGACCACCGCCGCCTGCGCAAACTCGTCACCCCCGCGTTCACCGGGCGTCGCATCGAGGCGCTGAGGCCCGTCATCCAGGAGATCGCCGACCGGCTGCTGGACGACGCGGCGCCCGGCCCCGACGGCACGGTGGACCTGCGCAGCGCGTACGCCCACCCGTTGCCCATGCAGGTCATCTGCCACCTGTTCGGGCTGCCGGAGGAACTCCGGCCGCGCATGGCCCAGTTGGTCGAGAAGGTCTTCGACACGACCATCGAGGACGCCGCGTCGAACTTCGCGGATCTCCAGCAGATGCTGACCGACCTCATCGCGAGCAAGCGGCGGAACCCCGGGGACGACATGACCAGCGTCCTGATCGCCACCCGTGACGAGGACGGCGCCCGCCTGAGCGAAGCCGAGCTGACCGACACGCTGCTGCTCATCATCAGCGCCGGCTTCGAGACCACCGTCAACCTCATCGGCAACGCCGTCCGCGCCCTGCTGGAACATCCCGAACAGCTCCGGCAGGTCACCGGGGCCGACGCGAAGCGCTGGAACGACGTCGTCGAGGAGACCCTGCGCTGGGAGCCGAGCGTGGCCCATCTGCCCCTGCGCTACGCCGTCGAGGACATCGGCCTCCCGGACGGTCAGCGCATCGCACGGGGGGAGGCCATCCTCGCGTCCTACGCCGCGGCGGGCCGGGAGCCGGCCCAGCACGGCCCGGACGCCGACCGGTTCGACATCGACCGGTTCGGCCGGGAGCACCTGGCGTTCGGCTACGGCGTCCACTTCTGCCTCGGGGCCCCGCTCGCGCGCCTGGAAGCCGATGTGGCCCTGACCACCCTGTTCGCCCGGTACCCGGACCTCTCCCTTGCGTCCCCCGCCGCGGACCTGCCCTCCGTCGAGTCGTTCATCGTCAACGGTGCCCAGCGCATCGACGTGACCCTGGGCCGTCCCACCCCGGCCTGAGACCGGGTGCGCGATGCGGCTGCGCTCCACACCCCCGTGACCGGTGGAGCGGAGCCGCATCGTGAGCTGTTCCCGGCCCCCGGCCGGGTCAGCCACGACACCACGGCCGTACCGTCTCCGGGCCGGCCGCGGCGTGCCCGACCGACCATAGGGCGAACAGGGGGTGCGCACTGTGTCAGTCGTGCGCGAAGCTTTGTCAGCAGCGCGAGTTCGCCCCGGCCGTGCGCGTCCAGGAGGGGATCATGGAGCAACGGACCACCAAGGCCTTTCCCGACGGGGCATGCGGTCCTGACGGGGCGTACGGACCTGACGCACCGTACGGGCCCGGCGGGCCCGGCGGCCCGCACCGGCGAAGGCCCTCCCGGTG contains:
- a CDS encoding cytochrome P450 encodes the protein MSTYLPLAVPLYGPDFAADPGRVYARLRAFGPVAPVEVSPGVSGYLVTDRDAALAVLNDPEVWSKDPRVWESGLPADSPVKPMMGWRPNALFNDGAEHRRYRSVITDSFSRIEPHDLRRQVAEIADGLIQDFAATGEVDLVGQYARPLPLVLFNAMFGMPPEDGPRLVAAMSGLFESEPEHAIKANEDFGRYMDELISLKVQQRGEDLTSWFMDHPAGLAPEELAHQVILTMAAGQEPTTNLISNALSRMLSNPDYYSSLSNGARTARDAINDVLRHEPPMANYSAHYPRRNMQIGSTWIPADSLVLISYHAANTTPDGHDGGERTDGGAHLAWSSGPHACPVKQPALLIAITAIERLTSHLGDLELAVPRESLQWRPGPFHRALAHLPARFGPITPQKTGVTPWSSPSSSTPPVATSTESPLSSASAGPRPGSYSPAP
- a CDS encoding cytochrome P450 family protein; this encodes MEQPLVLDPAGRDVHGESALLRERGPATRVVLPGAIDAWAVTSHSLLKELLTDDRVTKDPRAWDVWQRGEITPDMWVYTWVAVSNMFTAAGQDHRRLRKLVTPAFTGRRIEALRPVIQEIADRLLDDAAPGPDGTVDLRSAYAHPLPMQVICHLFGLPEELRPRMAQLVEKVFDTTIEDAASNFADLQQMLTDLIASKRRNPGDDMTSVLIATRDEDGARLSEAELTDTLLLIISAGFETTVNLIGNAVRALLEHPEQLRQVTGADAKRWNDVVEETLRWEPSVAHLPLRYAVEDIGLPDGQRIARGEAILASYAAAGREPAQHGPDADRFDIDRFGREHLAFGYGVHFCLGAPLARLEADVALTTLFARYPDLSLASPAADLPSVESFIVNGAQRIDVTLGRPTPA